One window from the genome of Marinitoga hydrogenitolerans DSM 16785 encodes:
- a CDS encoding alpha-mannosidase, with translation MISTIYAHIISHTHWDREWFLNSEYTNEWLIPFLDSLFALLEKEKTYRFILDGQTLIIEDYLQQLAEKNMDVTSYKEKLKKYVQQKRLFIGPYYLQPDWQLTSGEALVRNLLIGHQISEEYGNVMKVGWLLDNFGQISQAVQIHKKFDIKGLFLWRGIEMEPTDINSEFLWESPDGSQILSVYLLSSYRNAMRLGEYKEIFKERIENEVKKIYPFATTPNVLLMNGYDQEMKPDNFFPVLRNTEFSNIKVKQSTPEEYIEEIKKYSPKLKVLKGALYSGRFISVFPGVLSSRMYLKLLNHRCQIELEKYTEPFSTINWLFTGMYEKEKIENSWKMLLKNHPHDSICGVSIDDVHIDMEKRFEQSYSLSKEVSMNSLKQIVSYIDTSLEEDPYIIFNNMPYKLQNKIITLKTDEKNFYILDSHNNYIPFQKGKDGKIFILLNEIPAMGYKTIYLKRKDKNSKIKYLNYDKVVTKKNIIENKYLKVILNSNGTLDLTDKINNYTYNNLCTVIDEADAGDEYNYSYPEKDVIITNNKNKAKIEFIEKGPLKVVVKISLSLLLPESLTEDRKTRTKILREMPIIHWVIVESNSPVIKIKTEIKNTVKDHRLRILFPTELNSKHSFAGSQFDIMKRSIKQKKFDDTLIPDNVKRIIIGARENKPITTFNQQYFVDINDGEKGISVLNKGLTEYEILPEKNTIALTLFRAVGWLARNDLLTRIGDAGPIIFTPDAQCLRKMEFEYAIYPHKGSHVDGMSYYKSLEFNIEPLIVKTDNHIGILKDENNFFELISENNSLQLSSLKIAEKNDGIIIRLFNTLDKKVSGKISTIFKIKNAYITNLYEDNIGKVEIISNNEISFKVEPKEIVTFKLDFDMKNIIKNKNMNSFYFKIINRDFELNIDKDFQLYESVPLILKEDIESEQKRMKIIEKKLEEAKKLAKKLENKLRNMKNSDKFIEIQYEYHKIKNEIMSYERAFLEAKISVILSQKKYLETYKRNTEDFLHLIKKIKSELRELGYLLNNARVNKRVYEYIYEYYYQKYKSSKNIGSKD, from the coding sequence GTGATATCAACAATATATGCGCATATTATTTCACACACACATTGGGATCGTGAATGGTTTTTAAATAGTGAATATACAAATGAATGGTTAATTCCTTTTCTTGATTCTCTGTTTGCTTTATTGGAAAAAGAAAAGACATATCGTTTTATTTTAGATGGTCAAACATTGATAATAGAAGATTATCTTCAACAATTAGCGGAGAAGAATATGGATGTTACTTCATACAAAGAAAAATTAAAAAAGTATGTACAACAAAAAAGATTATTTATAGGACCATATTATTTGCAACCAGATTGGCAGCTTACAAGCGGAGAAGCTTTAGTAAGAAATTTATTAATTGGGCATCAAATTTCAGAAGAATATGGAAATGTTATGAAAGTAGGATGGTTGTTAGATAATTTTGGTCAAATTTCTCAAGCGGTACAAATACATAAAAAATTTGATATTAAGGGTCTTTTTTTATGGCGTGGCATTGAGATGGAACCAACTGATATTAATTCCGAGTTTTTATGGGAAAGTCCGGATGGAAGTCAGATATTATCGGTTTATCTTTTAAGTAGTTACAGAAATGCTATGAGATTAGGCGAATACAAAGAAATTTTTAAAGAGAGAATCGAAAATGAAGTAAAAAAAATATATCCTTTTGCAACTACGCCGAATGTATTATTAATGAATGGATATGATCAGGAAATGAAACCAGATAATTTTTTTCCTGTATTAAGAAATACAGAATTTTCAAATATAAAAGTCAAACAAAGTACTCCTGAAGAGTATATAGAAGAAATTAAAAAATATTCTCCTAAATTAAAAGTATTAAAAGGAGCACTTTATAGTGGAAGATTTATTTCTGTATTTCCTGGTGTTCTTTCTTCGCGAATGTATCTAAAATTGTTAAATCATAGATGTCAAATTGAGTTAGAAAAGTACACAGAACCTTTCTCAACTATCAATTGGTTGTTTACTGGTATGTATGAAAAAGAAAAAATTGAAAATAGCTGGAAGATGTTATTGAAGAATCATCCGCATGATAGTATTTGTGGTGTTAGTATTGATGATGTTCATATAGATATGGAAAAAAGATTTGAACAATCGTACTCTTTATCAAAAGAAGTTTCTATGAATTCATTAAAACAAATAGTTTCGTATATCGATACATCTTTAGAAGAAGATCCTTATATTATTTTTAATAATATGCCTTATAAATTACAAAATAAAATTATTACTTTAAAAACAGATGAAAAAAACTTTTATATTTTGGATTCACATAATAATTATATACCCTTTCAAAAAGGAAAAGATGGCAAAATATTTATTTTGCTAAATGAAATTCCAGCAATGGGATACAAAACAATTTATCTCAAAAGAAAAGATAAAAATTCAAAGATAAAATATTTGAATTATGATAAAGTGGTCACGAAAAAGAATATAATAGAGAATAAATATTTGAAAGTTATTCTAAATTCTAATGGTACATTAGATTTAACAGATAAAATAAATAATTATACGTATAATAATTTATGTACTGTAATTGATGAGGCAGATGCTGGTGATGAATACAATTATTCTTATCCCGAAAAAGATGTAATTATTACAAATAATAAAAATAAAGCTAAGATAGAATTTATTGAAAAAGGCCCTCTTAAGGTTGTTGTTAAAATTAGTTTGAGTTTGCTTTTACCTGAATCATTAACAGAAGATAGAAAGACAAGAACTAAAATATTAAGGGAAATGCCAATTATTCATTGGGTTATTGTAGAATCAAATTCTCCTGTAATAAAGATTAAAACAGAAATAAAAAATACTGTTAAAGATCATCGTTTGAGAATTTTATTTCCTACAGAATTGAATTCAAAGCATTCTTTTGCCGGTTCTCAATTTGATATAATGAAAAGAAGCATTAAACAAAAAAAGTTTGATGATACTTTGATACCGGATAATGTAAAAAGAATAATCATTGGTGCTAGAGAAAATAAACCAATAACAACATTTAATCAACAATATTTTGTTGATATAAATGATGGAGAAAAGGGAATTTCTGTTTTAAATAAAGGTTTGACTGAATATGAAATTTTACCTGAAAAAAATACTATAGCGCTAACTCTTTTTAGAGCTGTAGGATGGTTAGCAAGAAATGATTTATTAACAAGAATAGGAGATGCAGGTCCGATAATATTTACACCAGATGCTCAATGTTTAAGAAAAATGGAATTTGAATATGCTATTTATCCTCATAAAGGTTCTCATGTTGATGGTATGTCATATTATAAAAGCCTTGAGTTCAACATAGAACCATTAATTGTCAAAACTGATAATCATATTGGAATATTAAAAGATGAAAATAATTTTTTTGAGTTAATATCTGAAAATAATTCATTACAGCTATCTTCTTTAAAAATTGCAGAAAAAAATGATGGAATAATTATTAGATTATTTAACACGCTTGATAAAAAAGTCTCTGGAAAAATTTCAACTATTTTTAAAATCAAAAATGCTTATATAACAAATTTATATGAAGATAATATTGGAAAAGTAGAAATTATCAGCAATAACGAGATTTCTTTTAAAGTAGAACCAAAAGAAATAGTAACTTTTAAATTAGATTTTGATATGAAGAATATTATAAAGAATAAAAATATGAATTCTTTTTATTTTAAAATAATTAATAGAGATTTTGAATTAAATATTGATAAAGATTTTCAATTATACGAAAGTGTGCCTTTAATATTAAAAGAAGATATAGAAAGCGAACAAAAAAGAATGAAGATTATAGAAAAAAAATTAGAAGAAGCTAAAAAATTAGCAAAAAAGCTTGAAAACAAATTAAGGAATATGAAGAATTCTGATAAATTTATAGAGATACAATATGAATATCATAAAATTAAAAATGAAATAATGTCTTATGAAAGGGCTTTTTTGGAAGCTAAAATATCTGTAATTTTATCTCAAAAAAAATATCTTGAAACATATAAAAGAAATACAGAAGATTTTCTTCATCTGATAAAAAAAATTAAATCAGAATTGAGAGAATTGGGATATTTACTAAATAACGCTAGAGTTAATAAACGTGTATATGAATATATTTATGAGTATTATTATCAAAAATATAAAAGCTCTAAAAATATTGGAAGCAAAGATTAG
- a CDS encoding carbohydrate ABC transporter permease, whose amino-acid sequence MIRNKKGDILIYIGYFIIFCFFLLPLLWIFSISLRPLSEVFRYPPTLIPRKIDLNNYTKILRDKNIVFYLYNSFKITIFTVLGTLVVSIPGAFAFSRYRFKFKKVILFSILLFQMISPLIIAIPLYNYFNKLQLLDTHLGVILVYIAIQIPFTVWLLKGTIDSIPVSIDEAAKIDGCTDWQLLFKIILPLVTPGISTAVIFNAISSWGQFIIPFILLSTRKLFPISLGIYNYQAGGEAITIHLTATASIIATLPTVILFILLQKFIVSALTAGAVKE is encoded by the coding sequence ATGATTAGAAATAAAAAAGGTGATATTTTAATATATATTGGATATTTTATAATTTTTTGTTTTTTTCTACTTCCATTATTATGGATTTTTTCGATTTCTTTAAGACCTTTAAGCGAAGTTTTTAGATATCCGCCAACATTAATACCAAGGAAAATAGATTTGAATAATTATACAAAAATATTAAGAGATAAAAATATTGTTTTTTACTTATATAATTCATTTAAAATAACAATATTTACAGTTTTAGGAACCTTGGTGGTTAGTATTCCTGGAGCTTTTGCTTTTTCAAGATATAGGTTTAAATTTAAAAAAGTAATTCTATTTTCAATATTACTTTTTCAAATGATATCTCCATTGATAATAGCTATTCCTTTATATAATTATTTTAATAAATTACAATTATTGGATACACATTTAGGTGTTATTTTAGTATATATTGCGATACAAATTCCATTTACAGTTTGGTTATTAAAAGGAACAATAGATAGTATTCCTGTAAGTATAGATGAAGCTGCAAAAATTGATGGATGCACTGATTGGCAATTGCTTTTTAAAATAATACTTCCACTTGTTACTCCAGGAATTTCAACAGCAGTAATTTTTAATGCAATATCAAGTTGGGGGCAATTTATTATACCTTTTATATTGTTGAGTACAAGAAAATTATTCCCAATATCGTTAGGTATATATAACTATCAAGCTGGTGGCGAGGCTATAACTATACACTTGACAGCAACAGCAAGTATTATAGCAACCCTTCCAACAGTAATATTATTTATTTTATTACAAAAATTTATTGTAAGCGCTTTAACAGCTGGTGCGGTTAAAGAATAA
- a CDS encoding carbohydrate ABC transporter permease, translating into MKKRNFYIYITPLFLILSVFYLIPILDVFKYSFTDIRLGENQYSFTFSSYFSVFSDLNFWIMLKTTLLFVFLSIIIQIFLGILIAALIDEGEKRNLKGTLILRTVVLIAWVIPGVIIGIIWKLFLTEANYGIFNYYLMLIFGHSFPFLSSQKLAIYSIIVANVWRGTAFSMIMQYGGIKQIPYELYEAAGIDGASGIKKFFYITLPQLKPMIFINTVLVTIYTFNTFDMIMTLTGGGPGRSTEVISLNIYDTIFGKLNLSRGSVLAVILFFINLIISIFYYKMVISKGGVEND; encoded by the coding sequence TTGAAAAAAAGAAATTTTTATATATATATTACACCGCTTTTTTTGATTTTATCAGTGTTTTATTTAATTCCTATTTTGGATGTTTTTAAATATAGTTTTACAGACATTAGATTAGGTGAAAATCAATATTCTTTTACATTTTCTTCTTATTTTAGCGTTTTTTCAGATTTAAATTTTTGGATAATGTTAAAAACTACATTGTTATTTGTTTTTTTGAGCATTATTATTCAAATTTTTTTAGGTATTTTAATTGCAGCTTTAATCGATGAAGGAGAAAAAAGAAATTTAAAAGGAACATTAATTCTTAGAACTGTTGTATTAATAGCTTGGGTAATTCCTGGAGTAATAATTGGAATTATATGGAAGTTATTTTTAACAGAAGCGAATTATGGCATCTTTAATTATTATCTTATGTTAATTTTCGGGCATTCTTTTCCATTTCTTTCAAGCCAAAAGTTAGCGATTTATTCAATTATAGTTGCTAATGTATGGCGAGGAACAGCTTTTTCTATGATTATGCAATATGGCGGTATTAAACAAATACCTTATGAATTATATGAAGCAGCTGGTATAGATGGTGCATCAGGTATTAAAAAGTTTTTTTATATAACACTACCTCAATTAAAGCCTATGATTTTTATTAATACAGTTTTGGTTACAATTTATACATTTAATACATTTGATATGATAATGACCTTAACTGGCGGAGGCCCTGGAAGATCCACGGAAGTTATTTCATTAAATATTTATGATACGATTTTTGGGAAATTGAATCTTAGTAGAGGATCAGTTTTAGCAGTGATTTTATTTTTCATAAATTTAATTATATCCATATTTTATTATAAGATGGTAATTTCTAAAGGTGGTGTTGAAAATGATTAG
- a CDS encoding extracellular solute-binding protein, with product MKKIVCIFVFIMSLSFFNFSFAKNIVVSEDLVGNPKAEITLTWAALPHYSLSNPYQQRADYLFEAAERFAKKNPEVKILPTLLTGDVATQVMKLLQQQNLGKTPDIVQIDSFYLPVFKDKLQNLNKYITRTEFDDFLPYVKKGIVDKDGNIKAIWFTTDVRVLFYRKDLIKTPPTTWDELITVAKNISKKYRMTGFLFPAGRGEGTSICNFPYFWAQGGKLVDEKGRPVFNLGPNRKYMINVLDFIKRLVDEGVSPRRVVNIKSESDVNGDVIGNNVAMFIGGNWQIKQLSEVMGEEEFAKKWDIAPLPQFKKGMKATSVGGWTWGITTDDPKKQAAAIRFITTLYFGKEGMAGWTKNAGYLPTRKSVYKEFSYYSENPWMEKLLKIAEDGYVRPGYPIYPTISTEFQVAIANVIEGKQSPEEALNNAWAEVMKKYNEIK from the coding sequence GTGAAAAAGATTGTATGTATATTTGTTTTTATTATGTCTTTATCTTTTTTTAATTTTTCATTTGCAAAAAATATTGTTGTAAGCGAAGATTTAGTTGGAAATCCTAAGGCTGAAATCACACTTACATGGGCAGCACTCCCACATTACTCATTATCAAACCCATATCAACAAAGAGCTGATTATTTATTTGAAGCTGCTGAAAGATTTGCTAAAAAAAATCCAGAAGTAAAAATATTACCAACTTTATTAACAGGTGATGTTGCAACACAGGTAATGAAGCTTCTTCAACAACAAAATCTTGGTAAAACCCCAGATATAGTACAAATTGATTCTTTTTATTTACCTGTGTTTAAAGATAAGTTGCAAAATTTAAATAAATACATAACCAGAACAGAATTTGATGACTTTTTGCCTTATGTAAAAAAGGGAATTGTAGATAAAGATGGAAATATAAAAGCAATATGGTTTACAACAGATGTAAGAGTTTTATTTTATAGAAAAGACTTAATAAAAACGCCGCCTACAACATGGGATGAATTAATCACTGTAGCTAAAAATATTTCTAAAAAATATAGAATGACAGGATTTTTATTTCCAGCAGGAAGAGGAGAAGGAACGTCTATATGTAATTTTCCATATTTTTGGGCTCAAGGTGGAAAACTTGTTGATGAAAAAGGAAGACCTGTATTTAATTTAGGGCCAAATAGAAAGTATATGATAAATGTATTAGATTTTATAAAAAGATTAGTTGATGAAGGAGTTTCTCCAAGAAGAGTTGTTAACATAAAAAGCGAATCTGATGTTAATGGTGATGTTATTGGAAACAATGTAGCGATGTTTATAGGTGGAAATTGGCAAATAAAACAATTATCAGAAGTTATGGGCGAAGAAGAATTTGCGAAAAAATGGGATATTGCTCCTTTGCCTCAATTTAAAAAAGGTATGAAAGCTACAAGTGTTGGTGGTTGGACATGGGGAATAACTACTGACGATCCAAAAAAACAAGCAGCTGCTATTAGATTTATAACAACTCTTTATTTTGGAAAAGAAGGTATGGCCGGTTGGACAAAAAATGCTGGATATCTTCCAACAAGAAAAAGTGTTTATAAGGAATTCAGTTATTACTCTGAAAATCCATGGATGGAAAAATTATTAAAAATTGCAGAGGATGGATATGTTAGACCAGGTTATCCAATATATCCAACAATCTCAACGGAATTTCAAGTAGCTATTGCCAATGTAATAGAAGGGAAACAATCTCCTGAAGAGGCTTTAAACAATGCGTGGGCAGAAGTTATGAAAAAATATAATGAAATAAAATAA
- a CDS encoding ROK family transcriptional regulator: MNFIYSNSETKFKLFSTLIRKQSISRSDLAQILNLTRASVSNIVSELKKKNLIIESDKISGGVGRKKILLEVNSDALYVIGIEFERKSFTAGIYNLSGKLLKHLKHKFYQIQSIEDILKDVENSVVSLLSWAQKKNINVSAIGIGIPGPVDPEEGVIYNVPYFLDNKKYGLKLEFEKRFGIPTFIEKDANAAALGEFWYGIGRNYNSFVYLLMVEGIGAGLILNQSIYRGINGLAGKVGKFLFLNENKKATPFEKYGGELSILNLICHYSHKSPFYSKILKERDIKISDFIDGVKRKDTISLKVLNEIEYYIALIISNIIYLLDPNLIIIGGDLINVKDDFSKDIEKLTKNIIKDHPMPEIKKSGIYNMSISLGGATRAFMEIISTLLK; the protein is encoded by the coding sequence ATGAACTTTATATATTCAAACTCCGAAACAAAATTTAAACTTTTTTCCACACTAATTAGAAAACAATCTATATCAAGAAGTGATCTTGCTCAAATTCTTAATCTCACACGTGCATCTGTTTCCAATATTGTTTCAGAATTAAAAAAGAAAAATCTTATTATAGAAAGTGATAAGATTTCTGGAGGAGTTGGAAGAAAGAAAATCTTATTAGAAGTAAATTCAGATGCATTATATGTTATAGGCATTGAATTTGAACGGAAATCTTTTACTGCAGGAATCTACAATTTATCTGGAAAACTTTTAAAACATTTAAAACATAAGTTTTATCAAATACAATCCATTGAAGATATTTTAAAAGATGTTGAAAATTCTGTTGTTTCATTGCTTTCATGGGCTCAAAAAAAGAATATTAACGTTAGTGCAATTGGTATAGGAATACCGGGACCAGTAGATCCAGAAGAAGGAGTCATATACAATGTTCCATATTTTTTAGATAATAAAAAATATGGATTAAAACTTGAATTTGAAAAAAGGTTTGGTATACCTACATTTATTGAAAAAGACGCAAATGCTGCTGCTCTTGGAGAATTTTGGTATGGTATCGGAAGAAATTACAACTCTTTTGTCTATTTATTAATGGTTGAAGGAATTGGTGCTGGATTAATATTAAATCAATCTATTTATAGAGGTATAAATGGTTTAGCTGGAAAGGTTGGTAAATTTTTATTTTTAAATGAAAATAAGAAAGCAACACCTTTTGAAAAGTATGGGGGAGAATTATCTATATTAAATTTAATATGTCATTATTCTCATAAAAGTCCTTTTTATTCTAAAATATTAAAAGAAAGAGATATAAAGATATCTGACTTTATCGATGGGGTAAAAAGGAAAGATACTATATCATTAAAAGTTTTAAATGAAATTGAATATTATATTGCTTTAATTATTTCTAATATCATTTATCTATTAGACCCAAATTTGATAATTATTGGTGGAGATTTAATAAACGTAAAAGACGATTTTTCAAAGGATATTGAAAAACTAACAAAAAATATAATTAAAGATCATCCTATGCCAGAAATAAAAAAATCCGGAATTTATAACATGTCAATTTCATTAGGTGGAGCTACAAGAGCTTTTATGGAAATAATATCAACTCTATTAAAATAA
- the tgt gene encoding tRNA guanosine(34) transglycosylase Tgt, translated as MPLKYELLHKDKNSNARRGRIYTQNGIIETPVFMPVGTNGTVKALKNTDLKDIEAEIILGNAFHLFLRPGLEVLKNVGGLHNFMNWERPILTDSGGFQVFSLRDRKISDEGVLFRSPLDGSKIMMTPELSMEIQMTIGSNIAMAFDECVEAGAERKYVEESVDRTFEWAKRSFKSHAKKDQALFGIVQGGFFEDLRDRSLKQITSIDFDGFALGGLSVGEHYAETERILKHSGPKLPENKPRYIMGIGTPLIILMSVENGMDMFDCVLPTRMGRHGTAMTWEGKVNLKAGKWKYSTDPIDNKCDCYACQNHTRGYIHHLIRKDEILGKILLSIHNLRFLINFVKEVRKAIEDDRFIQFKEEFLSNPNNIY; from the coding sequence ATACCTTTAAAATATGAATTATTGCATAAAGACAAAAATTCAAATGCTAGAAGAGGAAGAATATATACACAAAATGGAATAATTGAAACACCGGTTTTTATGCCCGTAGGTACAAATGGTACTGTAAAAGCATTAAAAAATACTGATTTAAAGGATATAGAAGCAGAAATTATTCTTGGAAATGCTTTTCATTTGTTTTTAAGACCTGGCTTAGAGGTTCTTAAAAATGTTGGTGGTCTTCACAATTTTATGAATTGGGAAAGACCAATATTAACAGATAGTGGAGGTTTTCAAGTATTTTCTTTGAGAGATAGAAAAATTTCTGATGAAGGGGTTTTATTCAGATCTCCGCTTGATGGATCAAAGATAATGATGACACCAGAACTTTCAATGGAAATTCAAATGACTATTGGTTCTAATATTGCAATGGCATTTGATGAATGTGTCGAAGCAGGAGCAGAAAGAAAATATGTTGAAGAATCTGTTGATAGAACTTTTGAATGGGCAAAAAGATCTTTTAAATCTCATGCAAAAAAAGATCAAGCATTATTTGGAATTGTTCAAGGAGGTTTTTTTGAAGATTTAAGAGATAGAAGTTTAAAACAAATTACATCAATTGATTTTGATGGTTTTGCGTTAGGTGGATTATCAGTGGGAGAACATTATGCAGAAACAGAAAGGATACTAAAACATTCTGGTCCTAAACTTCCTGAAAATAAACCGAGATATATAATGGGAATTGGAACACCTTTAATAATATTAATGTCAGTTGAAAATGGTATGGATATGTTTGATTGCGTCCTTCCAACAAGAATGGGAAGGCATGGTACAGCTATGACATGGGAAGGAAAAGTGAACTTAAAAGCTGGAAAATGGAAATATTCAACAGATCCAATTGATAATAAGTGTGATTGTTATGCTTGTCAAAATCATACACGAGGATATATTCATCATTTAATTAGAAAGGACGAAATATTAGGAAAGATTTTATTGAGTATACATAACTTGAGATTTTTAATTAATTTCGTGAAAGAAGTAAGAAAAGCAATAGAAGATGATAGGTTTATACAATTTAAAGAGGAATTTTTATCAAATCCAAACAATATTTATTAA
- a CDS encoding cyclodeaminase/cyclohydrolase family protein, with protein sequence MIKEKKIIEFSNELDSKTPTPGGGAAAAVCGSLAASLGGMVSKYSINKKGLEDYEKVIEEALENFLVCKERLLELADEDVKAYQKFKEALKSKDKKLIEEATKNSIETAYKIAKCGYEILNNSYMIAKYGNQNLLSDAIITGYYAWATMQSGLTLVKDNLNYLKDDDYKESFKEEIKEFIVETDNLINKIRNLSEEKNHNYRRIFDV encoded by the coding sequence ATGATAAAGGAAAAAAAGATAATAGAATTTTCTAATGAGTTAGATTCAAAAACACCAACACCAGGTGGTGGCGCTGCAGCAGCAGTTTGTGGTTCTCTTGCCGCATCACTTGGGGGTATGGTTTCAAAATATTCAATTAATAAAAAAGGTTTAGAAGATTATGAAAAAGTTATAGAAGAAGCTTTGGAAAATTTTCTTGTTTGTAAAGAAAGATTATTAGAATTGGCTGATGAAGATGTTAAAGCTTATCAAAAATTCAAAGAAGCTTTAAAATCGAAGGATAAGAAGTTAATAGAAGAAGCTACAAAAAACAGTATTGAAACAGCATATAAAATTGCAAAGTGTGGATATGAAATACTTAATAATTCTTATATGATTGCAAAGTATGGTAATCAAAATCTATTATCTGATGCAATAATAACAGGTTATTATGCCTGGGCTACTATGCAATCAGGATTAACACTTGTAAAAGATAATTTGAATTATTTAAAAGATGATGATTATAAAGAATCTTTTAAAGAAGAAATTAAAGAATTTATTGTTGAAACAGATAATTTAATAAATAAAATTAGAAATTTAAGTGAAGAAAAAAATCATAATTACAGGAGGATATTTGATGTTTGA
- a CDS encoding purine-nucleoside phosphorylase has translation MYTKIWEAANYISSKTDIKPLLGLILGSGLGYIADEIEDPIVIDYKDIPHFPQSTVVGHAGKMVIGMLEGKPVISLKGRFHAYEGHDLKKLIFPIYVFKELGVEGLILTNAAGGVNRTLKPGDIVANTDFINFALKNPLIGPNTDELGPRFPAMVTPIDKKWLKRIEEKAEEKKIKIEEGTYCWMMGPAYETPAEIRMLERFEGDLVGMSTMPEIIAANHCGIKSVSFSAVTNMAAGILPQPLNHKEVMEVAERIKHKFAKVVKIAIKTY, from the coding sequence ATGTACACTAAAATCTGGGAGGCAGCTAATTATATTAGTTCTAAGACTGATATAAAACCATTATTAGGTCTTATTTTAGGTTCGGGACTTGGATATATAGCTGATGAAATAGAAGATCCTATTGTGATCGATTACAAAGATATTCCACATTTTCCTCAATCTACTGTTGTTGGACATGCTGGAAAAATGGTTATTGGAATGTTAGAAGGAAAACCTGTTATCTCTCTAAAAGGAAGATTTCATGCTTATGAAGGACATGATTTGAAAAAATTAATATTCCCAATTTATGTTTTCAAAGAGCTGGGAGTAGAAGGTTTAATTCTAACAAATGCTGCTGGTGGAGTTAATAGAACATTAAAACCTGGGGATATTGTAGCAAACACAGATTTTATCAACTTTGCATTAAAAAACCCTTTAATTGGACCAAATACTGATGAATTAGGCCCAAGGTTTCCTGCTATGGTTACCCCAATTGACAAAAAATGGTTAAAAAGAATTGAAGAAAAAGCAGAAGAAAAAAAGATAAAAATTGAAGAAGGTACTTACTGCTGGATGATGGGACCTGCATATGAAACACCTGCAGAAATTCGAATGTTAGAAAGATTTGAAGGTGATTTAGTTGGAATGTCGACTATGCCTGAAATAATCGCTGCAAATCATTGTGGAATAAAATCGGTTTCCTTTTCAGCAGTTACTAATATGGCTGCTGGAATATTGCCTCAACCTTTAAATCATAAAGAGGTTATGGAGGTCGCTGAAAGAATAAAACATAAATTTGCTAAAGTTGTAAAAATTGCTATAAAAACATATTGA